From one Streptomyces sp. N50 genomic stretch:
- a CDS encoding FMN-dependent NADH-azoreductase, translated as MATLLHIDSSVFPAGASASRAVADAFRTSWEEQHPEGTVIHRDLAANPVPHITVDAHTAGFADPATHTPEQAVAFAERVKLIEELEQADAVLIGAPMYNATIPSTLKAWLDNVILMGRTAGTEDSKVKGIPTVVIASRGGAYGPGTPREGYDYVQNYLKAVLVDALGLDAEFIVPELTMAPQNPAMADLVPLYEASRERALGDAATKAKTLAERLAA; from the coding sequence ATGGCCACGCTCCTGCACATCGACTCGTCCGTGTTCCCCGCCGGCGCCTCCGCCTCCCGCGCGGTCGCCGACGCCTTCCGCACGTCCTGGGAGGAACAGCACCCGGAGGGCACGGTGATCCACCGCGACCTCGCCGCGAACCCCGTTCCGCACATCACCGTCGACGCCCACACCGCCGGCTTCGCCGACCCGGCCACGCACACGCCCGAGCAGGCGGTGGCCTTCGCCGAGCGCGTGAAGCTCATAGAGGAGCTGGAGCAGGCGGACGCGGTGCTGATCGGCGCCCCGATGTACAACGCCACGATCCCCTCGACCCTGAAGGCCTGGCTGGACAACGTGATCCTGATGGGCCGCACCGCGGGGACCGAGGACTCGAAGGTGAAGGGCATCCCGACCGTCGTGATCGCCAGCCGCGGCGGCGCCTACGGGCCGGGCACCCCGCGCGAGGGCTACGACTACGTCCAGAACTACCTGAAGGCGGTCCTCGTCGACGCCCTCGGCCTGGACGCCGAGTTCATCGTCCCGGAGCTCACCATGGCCCCGCAGAACCCGGCGATGGCCGACCTGGTCCCGCTCTACGAGGCGTCCCGCGAACGCGCCCTCGGCGACGCGGCCACCAAGGCCAAGACCCTGGCAGAACGCCTCGCAGCCTGA
- a CDS encoding DUF2252 domain-containing protein → MTEAGIRVGGAGRRLPGVRGFATWPVEGSPKEEGKALRASVPRSAHAALDLDASRPDAVTAVEESGRGRISGLTPIRVGRMAATPFAFLRGSAGLMAYDLARTPMTRIGAQICGDAHAANFGLYGDARGGLVIDLNDFDETVHGPWEWDLKRLAASLVLAGREAGADEDTCRTAAHGAVGSYRRTMRLLAKLPVLDAWNAIADEELVSHADARDLLGTLERVSEKARGNTSGRFAARSTEAAEDGGRRFVDASPVLRRIPDAEAAAVAASLEEYLDTLSEDRLPLLARHTVHDVAFRVVGTGSVGTRSYVVLLLDHRGEPLVLQVKEARPSALVPHLLTAGFDAPSVAHEGRRVVLGQKRMQVVSDILLGWTTVDGLPFQVRQFRNRKGSVDPAALAADQIDDYGRMTGALLARAHAHSADPRLVAGYCGKKDELDEAIATFAVAYADRTEADHAELVGAVRAGRIAAEMGV, encoded by the coding sequence ATGACCGAGGCTGGTATCCGTGTGGGCGGTGCGGGGCGCAGGTTGCCCGGGGTGCGGGGGTTCGCCACCTGGCCCGTGGAGGGGTCGCCCAAGGAGGAGGGGAAGGCGCTGCGGGCGAGCGTTCCGCGCAGCGCGCACGCCGCTCTCGATCTGGACGCCTCCCGCCCCGACGCGGTGACCGCGGTCGAGGAGTCCGGCCGCGGCCGCATCTCCGGCCTCACGCCGATACGGGTGGGCAGGATGGCGGCCACACCCTTCGCGTTCCTGCGCGGTTCGGCAGGACTCATGGCCTACGACCTCGCCCGCACCCCCATGACCCGGATCGGCGCCCAGATCTGCGGCGACGCCCACGCGGCCAACTTCGGCCTGTACGGCGACGCCCGCGGCGGCCTGGTCATCGACCTCAACGACTTCGACGAGACCGTGCACGGCCCCTGGGAGTGGGACCTCAAGCGGCTCGCCGCCTCGCTGGTGCTCGCGGGCCGGGAGGCCGGCGCCGACGAGGACACCTGCCGTACGGCGGCGCACGGCGCGGTGGGTTCCTACCGCCGCACCATGCGGCTGCTGGCCAAGCTCCCGGTGCTGGACGCGTGGAACGCCATCGCCGACGAGGAGTTGGTCTCCCACGCCGACGCCCGTGACCTGCTCGGCACGCTGGAGCGGGTCTCCGAGAAGGCGCGGGGCAACACCAGCGGACGGTTCGCGGCCAGGTCGACCGAGGCCGCCGAGGACGGCGGGCGCCGCTTCGTCGACGCGTCGCCGGTGCTGCGGCGGATCCCGGACGCGGAGGCCGCGGCGGTGGCGGCGTCCCTGGAGGAGTACCTGGACACGCTCTCCGAGGACCGTCTCCCGCTGCTCGCCCGGCACACGGTGCACGACGTCGCCTTCCGCGTCGTCGGCACGGGCAGCGTGGGCACGCGGTCGTACGTCGTGCTGCTCCTCGACCACCGCGGCGAACCGCTCGTCCTCCAGGTCAAGGAGGCCCGTCCCTCGGCGCTGGTCCCGCATCTGCTGACCGCCGGGTTCGACGCGCCGTCCGTCGCGCACGAGGGCCGGCGGGTGGTGCTCGGCCAGAAGCGGATGCAGGTCGTCAGCGACATCCTGCTGGGCTGGACGACGGTCGACGGACTCCCGTTCCAGGTACGGCAGTTCCGCAACCGCAAGGGCAGTGTCGACCCGGCCGCCCTCGCCGCCGACCAGATCGACGACTACGGCCGCATGACCGGCGCCCTCCTGGCCCGGGCCCACGCCCACAGCGCCGACCCGCGCCTGGTCGCCGGGTACTGCGGCAAGAAGGACGAACTGGACGAGGCGATAGCGACGTTCGCCGTGGCCTACGCCGACCGGACCGAGGCGGACCACGCGGAGTTGGTGGGGGCGGTGCGGGCGGGGCGGATCGCGGCGGAGATGGGGGTGTAG
- a CDS encoding helix-turn-helix domain-containing protein: MAVEQSHGTDQCKKVDDGITRVFQLFGKRWTGPIVAVLMAQPVHFADLRRAIPGISERMLSDRLTELGAAGLLVREVDEGPPLRVSYRLTESGKALGPALRELGAWAQVHLREGWQSSGC, encoded by the coding sequence ATGGCGGTCGAGCAGAGTCACGGCACGGATCAGTGCAAGAAGGTCGACGACGGCATCACCCGTGTCTTCCAGCTGTTCGGAAAGCGCTGGACCGGGCCGATCGTGGCCGTCCTGATGGCGCAGCCCGTCCACTTCGCCGACCTGCGCCGGGCGATCCCGGGCATCAGCGAACGCATGCTCTCCGACCGCCTCACGGAACTCGGCGCCGCCGGGCTGCTCGTCCGCGAGGTCGACGAGGGCCCGCCGCTGCGCGTCTCGTACCGGCTGACGGAGTCGGGGAAGGCGCTGGGACCGGCACTTCGGGAACTCGGCGCGTGGGCGCAGGTGCATCTGCGCGAGGGGTGGCAGTCGAGCGGGTGTTAG